In the genome of Triticum urartu cultivar G1812 chromosome 5, Tu2.1, whole genome shotgun sequence, one region contains:
- the LOC125508215 gene encoding regulation of nuclear pre-mRNA domain-containing protein 1A-like, producing the protein MSSAFSEEILADKLAKLNNTQQCIETLSHWCIYHRKDAELIVQTWAKQFHNSGNEQKVPFLYLANDILQNSKRNGTEFVEEFWKVLPTTLKDVAEKGDDRGKKTVSRLVDIWQERRVFGSRAGGIKDVMLGTAPLPVLDMTKKRSHSSSIKIVKRDSRSVKLRLGVGGTAERIVSALHTVLSEQADEDADLENCKTSMRHVGKMEKDVDSACNKAEDPRRETLCTKLKDEEATMKKCIEKLKAVEENRAAVVSELKEALQEQESELEKVRTQLQLAEAMVEETANMQRRLNNEPIIPSSKLASSVEPGNSLSNGQVKGQQKTAAAILADKIASSSNSQQILQSALSKFAAENSSEIRSDKRMKVEQSSQVPSVANAAAFVPMPSMVTTAAQQPQTILVQQTPVQGQASAPQPQYNIYQAPPQHFVQQPGGLIMGMPYSMNTMNPPPPPPPPQMMNLARAQTQPQPPTQQMLQQQMQMNVAPPMQFTLQQPGAPPFRPLQPPPGMQFFHHQSQ; encoded by the exons ATGAGCAGCGCGTTCAGCGAGGAGATACTCGCCGACAAGCTCGCCAAGCTCAACAACACGCAGCAGTGCATCGAAA CGCTGTCGCATTGGTGCATTTACCATCGGAAGGATGCAGAGCTAATTGTCCAAACATGGGCCAAGCAGTTCCATAATTCTGGAAATGAACAAAAGGTCCCTTTCCTTTATCTGGCTAATGACATCCTACAGAACAGTAAGCGCAATGGCACCGAGTTTGTAGAAGAATTCTGGAAGGTCCTCCCAACAACACTTAAAGATGTAGCTGAAAAGGGTGACGACCGTGGGAAGAAGACGGTCTCTAGGCTG GTTGATATATGGCAAGAAAGGAGAGTTTTTGGTTCACGTGCCGGGGGCATCAAGGATGTGATGCTTGGAACTGCCCCCCTTCCTGTATTAGATATGACCAAAAAGCGCTCTCACAGTTCATCCATCAAGATTGTTAAAAGAGATTCACGTTCTGTAAAACTG AGACTAGGCGTTGGAGGAACTGCAGAGAGAATTGTATCTGCGTTGCATACTGTTCTCAGTGAACAAGCAGATGAAGATGCTGACCTCGAAAACTGCAAGACATCTATGCGTCATGTTGGAAAGATGGAGAAGGATGTTGACAGTGCCTGTAACAAAG CTGAGGATCCTCGTCGTGAGACTCTTTGCACAAAATTGAAGGATGAGGAGGCTACCATGAAAAAATGCATCGAAAAGCTCAAAGCAGTTGAAGAAAATAGAGCAGCTGTTGTGTCTGAATTGAAAGAGGCATTGCAGGAACAG GAATCGGAGCTGGAGAAGGTCCGCACTCAGTTGCAG TTGGCTGAAGCAATGGTAGAAGAAACGGCCAACATGCAACGGAGGCTCAACAATGAGCCAATCATTCCATCTTCCAAGCTAGCATCATCAGTAGAGCCAGGAAATTCACTCTCTAATGGGCAAGTAAAGGGCCAGCAGAAGACAGCTGCTGCTATCCTCGCGGACAAGATTGCATCATCATCAAACTCTCAGCAAATACTCCAATCTGCACTTTCCAAGTTTGCTGCTGAAAATTCATCTGAGATACGCTCAGATAAAAGGATGAAAGTCGAACAATCCTCACAGGTCCCAAGCGTTGCGAATGCTGCTGCCTTCGTACCAATGCCGTCAATGGTCACCACAGCAGCACAGCAGCCCCAGACAATCTTGGTACAGCAAACTCCTGTGCAAGGCCAAGCTTCTGCGCCACAGCCCCAATACAATATCTACCAGGCCCCTCCACAGCACTTTGTCCAGCAGCCTGGAGGTTTAATTATGGGCATGCCATACAGCATGAACACCATGAATCCACCCCCACCTCCACCACCGCCGCAGATGATGAACCTAGCAAGGGCGCAGACACAGCCTCAACCACCTACACAGCAGATGCTTCAGCAGCAAATGCAGATGAATGTTGCGCCCCCGATGCAGTTTACGCTTCAGCAGCCTGGTGCACCACCTTTCAGGCCTTTGCAGCCACCTCCAGGGATGCAATTTTTCCATCACCAATCTCAGTGA
- the LOC125508216 gene encoding heat shock protein 90-6, mitochondrial-like codes for MLGASRRSLCAGAAARRHAAARRHAAAFAVSGDAAAAAAASSSPSLSPSAPPRSVTNPDPGLSRLGGKRLLSVLAAPKLNGAESLSSLKLRESALVGRRYESSAAAVDSSDAPPAEKFEYQAEVNRLMDLIVHSLYSNKEVFLRELVSNASDALDKLRYLSVTDPDLLKDGPELDIRIQTDKDNGIITIIDSGIGMTRQELVDSLGTIASSGTAKFLKTLKESQEANVDSNLIGQFGVGFYSAFLVSDKVAVSTKSPKSEKQYVWEAEAESNSYTIREEKDPEKLIPRGTRLTLYLKRDDKGFAHPERIQKLLKNYSQFVSFPIYTWQEKGFTKEVEVDEDPAEVKTEGDGEPKKEVKKKTKTVVEKYWDWELTNETQPIWLRTPKEVSTEEYNEFYKKTFNEYLDPLASSHFTTEGEVEFRSILYVPATKKEDITDRKTKNIRLYVKRVFISDDFDGELFPRYLSFVKGVVDSNDLPLNVSREILQESRIVRIMRKRLVRKAFDMILGISCSENRDDYEAFWENYGKFLKLGCMEDKENHKRIAPLLRFFSSQSNEELISLDEYVESMKPEQKAIYYIAGDSLSSAKNAPFLEKLNEMGYEVLLLIDPMDEVSLTNLNSYKDKSFVDISKEDLDLGDKNEEREKEMKQEYSQTCDWIKKRLGERVARVDVSNRLSSSPCVLVAAKFGWSANMERLMRAQSIGDTSSLDFMRSRKVFEINPEHEIIKRLNAACRINPDDPEALKAIDILFETSMISSGFTPDNPTDLSGKIYDMMSTAMAGKWASQPQPAQPSQQPAAPSSSEPEPLEAEVVEPVEAGQQK; via the exons ATGCTCGGGGCCTCGAGGCGATCCCTCtgcgccggcgccgccgcccgccgccacgccgccgcccgccgccacgccgccgcctTCGCGGTCTCCGgagacgccgccgccgccgccgccgcctcctcctccccctccctctccccctcggccccGCCGCGTTCG GTGACAAACCCAGACCCTGGTCTCTCTCGGCTTGGAGGGAAGAGGTTGCTCTCTGTGCTTGCGGCTCCCAAGCTTAATGGAGCTGAAAGCTTGTCGTCCCTCAAGCTGAGGGAGAGTGCCCTTGTTGGGAGACGGTATGAATCGAGTGCTGCAGCAGTTGATTCATCTGACGCGCCACCTGCCGAGAAGTTCGAGTATCAGGCTGAG GTCAATAGGCTCATGGATTTGATTGTGCACAGCTTGTATAGCAACAAGGAAGTGTTTCTCCGGGAGCTGGTCAG CAACGCAAGTGATGCACTTGACAAATTGCGCTATCTGAGTGTCACTGATCCTGATCTTCTTAAGGATGGCCCTGAACTTGACATTCGCATCCAAACAGACAAGGACAATGGAATAATAACGATTAT TGATTCTGGGATTGGTATGACGAGGCAAGAACTTGTTGATTCTCTTGGAACTATCGCAAGCAGTGGAACTGCCAAATTCCTGAAGACATTAAAG GAGAGCCAGGAAGCTAATGTTGATAGCAACTTGATTGGCCAATTTGGTGTTGGTTTCTATTCAGCATTTCTTGTTTCAGACAAG GTTGCTGTGTCAACAAAGAGCCCAAAATCAGAAAAACAATATGTTTGGGAAGCAGAAGCAGAATCTAATTCCTACACCATTCGAGAAGAGAAAGATCCAGAGAAGCTCATTCCTAGGGGAACTCGTCTTACACTTTACCTGAAG CGTGATGACAAGGGTTTTGCTCACCCTGAGAGGATCCAAAAACTTCTGAAGAATTACTCTCAGTTTGTTTCCTTCCCAATTTACACTTGGCAAGAGAAGGGCTTCACAAAAGAG GTTGAGGTTGACGAGGATCCTGCTGAAGTTAAAACAGAAGGTGATGGTGAACCCAAAAAAGAG GTTAAGAAAAAGACAAAAACCGTTGTGGAGAAGTATTGGGACTGGGAGCTTACGAATGAAACACAACCTATTTGG CTTCGGACTCCTAAGGAGGTATCAACTGAGGAGTACAATGAATTTTACAAGAAGACCTTCAACGAGTATTTGGATCCCTTGGCCTCCTCACACTTCACTACAGAG GGTGAAGTAGAATTCAGGTCAATTCTGTATGTGCCTGCTACAAAGAAAGAGGACATAACTGATAGGAAGACTAAAAATATCAGGCTTTATGTCAAGCGGGTGTTCATATCAGATGACTTCGATGGAGAACTG TTCCCAAGATACCTGAGCTTTGTGAAGGGTGTTGTTGACTCAAATGACCTTCCACTAAATGTTTCTCGTGAGATCCTTCAAGAGAGTCGAATT GTGCGTATAATGAGAAAGAGATTGGTGCGGAAGGCCTTTGATATGATACTTGGCATTTCTTGTAGTGAAAACAGAGAT GACTATGAAGCATTTTGGGAGAACTATGGAAAATTTTTGAAGCTCGGTTGCATGGAAGACAAGGAAAATCACAAGAGAATTGCTCCTTTGCTCCGTTTCTTTTCTTCTCAAAGCAATGAGGAATTAATTAGCTTGGATGAATATGTGGAGAGTATGAAACCAGAGCAGAAGGCCATTTATTACATTGCTGGAGATAGTTTGAGCAGTGCCAAAAATGCTCCTTTCTTAGAGAAGCTCAATGAAATGGGTTATGAG GTTTTACTTTTGATTGACCCTATGGATGAAGTGTCTCTCACAAACCTGAACTCCTACAAGGATAAGAGTTTCGTGGATATTAGCAAGGAAGACCTGGACCTAG GTGATAAGAATGAGGAAAGAGAAAAGGAAATGAAGCAGGAATACAGTCAAACCTGTGACTGGATCAAGAAACGTTTGGGTGAGAGGGTTGCTCGAGTTGATGTATCCAACCGTCTCAGCTCATCACCATGTGTTCTAGTTGCAGCCAAGTTTGGTTGGTCAGCCAATATGGAAAG GTTAATGAGGGCGCAGTCTATAGGTGATACGTCTTCTCTGGATTTCATGCGTTCCAGGAAAGTATTTGAAATAAATCCAGAGCATGAGATAATCAAGCGATTGAAT GCTGCGTGCAGAATCAACCCTGATGACCCAGAAGCTCTAAAGGCAATCGACATCCTCTTTGAAACTTCAATGATCTCTAGCGGTTTCACG CCTGATAACCCAACTGACCTGAGCGGGAAGATCTATGACATGATGAGCACAGCTATGGCGGGCAAGTGGGCGTCGCAGCCCCAACCTGCCCAGCCAAGCCAGCAGCCTGCTGCACCTAGTAGCTCTGAACCTGAGCCGCTTGAAGCCGAGGTGGTGGAACCCGTCGAGGCTGGCCAGCAGAAGTGA